A region from the Rhodamnia argentea isolate NSW1041297 chromosome 7, ASM2092103v1, whole genome shotgun sequence genome encodes:
- the LOC115734774 gene encoding short-chain dehydrogenase TIC 32 B, chloroplastic isoform X1: MDYIQNIINPAYVRGFSLQKLVSRCVELLSCIFMKEILRYLAGIAGPSGYGSNATAEEVTVDCSCLLPSHLTAVITGATSGIGAETARVLAKRGVRIVIAARNLRKAAEVKDKILQESPNAKILVLEIDLSSFTSIRRFCPEFLSLGLPLNILINNAGVFSQKLEFSEEKIEMTFATNYLGHYLLTEMLLEKMIETASQSGIEGRIIEVSSVIHRWVKRDSFSFNKIINPKIYNGTRAYAQSKLANVLHVKEMARQLKARNARVTINAVHPGIVKTGIVRAHKGFITDSLYFIASKLLKTVSQGASTTCYVALSPKTEGISGRYFADCNESTCSGLANDEDEAKKLWKQTTTLIQRRIRQ; this comes from the exons ATGGACTACATTCAGAATATTATAAATCCAGCATATGTGCGTGGCTTCTCTCTGCAAAAACTGGTGTCTCGGTGTGTTGAGCTTTTGAGTTGCATCTTCATGAAGGAGATTTTGAGGTACTTGGCAGGAATTGCAGGCCCCAGTGGGTATGGCTCTAATGCTACGGCTGAGGAAGTCACTGTGGATTGCTCTTGCTTGCTTCCTTCTCACCTCACTGCTGTCATCACAG GGGCTACATCAGGAATTGGAGCAGAAACAGCAAGAGTGTTGGCAAAGAGAGGGGTCAGGATAGTAATAGCAGCAAGGAACTTGAGAAAAGCGGCTGAAGTGAAGGACAAGATTCTGCAGGAATCTCCAAACGCCAAAATCTTAGTGTTGGAGATCGATCTCAGCTCCTTCACTTCCATTAGAAGATTCTGCCCTGAGTTCTTGTCTCTTGGGCTGCCACTTAATATACTAAT AAATAATGCAGGAGTGTTCTCCCAAAAGTTGGAGTTTTCGGAGGAGAAGATTGAGATGACATTCGCAACAAATTACTTAG GACATTATCTACTGACGGAAATGCTATTGGAGAAGATGATAGAAACCGCGTCGCAATCAGGCATAGAAGGAAGGATCATCGAAGTTTCCTCGGTCATCCACCGCTGGGTGAAGAGAGATTCTTTCAGCTTCAACAAGATTATCAACCCCAAAAT TTACAACGGCACGCGTGCATACGCTCAGTCGAAGTTAGCCAATGTCTTGCATGTCAAGGAAATGGCAAGACAGCTCAAG GCAAGGAATGCCAGAGTTACCATCAATGCAGTCCATCCAGGAATAGTGAAGACTGGAATTGTCCGAGCACATAAAGGCTTTATTACAG ATTCCCTGTACTTCATTGCTTCCAAGCTACTGAAGACTGTATCTCAG GGAGCATCAACAACATGTTATGTTGCTCTGAGCCCCAAGACAGAAGGGATCAGCGGTAGATACTTTGCAGATTGTAATGAGAGTACCTGCTCCGGTCTAGCAAACGATGAAGATGAAGCAAAGAAGCTATGGAAGCAGACAACTACATTGATCCAGAGACGAATCCGGCAGTAG
- the LOC115734774 gene encoding short-chain dehydrogenase TIC 32 B, chloroplastic isoform X2, with protein sequence MDYIQNIINPAYVRGFSLQKLVSRCVELLSCIFMKEILRYLAGIAGPSGYGSNATAEEVTVDCSCLLPSHLTAVITGATSGIGAETARVLAKRGVRIVIAARNLRKAAEVKDKILQESPNAKILVLEIDLSSFTSIRRFCPEFLSLGLPLNILINNAGVFSQKLEFSEEKIEMTFATNYLGHYLLTEMLLEKMIETASQSGIEGRIIEVSSVIHRWVKRDSFSFNKIINPKIYNGTRAYAQSKLANVLHVKEMARQLKARNARVTINAVHPGIVKTGIVRAHKGFITGKIHIPCTSLLPSY encoded by the exons ATGGACTACATTCAGAATATTATAAATCCAGCATATGTGCGTGGCTTCTCTCTGCAAAAACTGGTGTCTCGGTGTGTTGAGCTTTTGAGTTGCATCTTCATGAAGGAGATTTTGAGGTACTTGGCAGGAATTGCAGGCCCCAGTGGGTATGGCTCTAATGCTACGGCTGAGGAAGTCACTGTGGATTGCTCTTGCTTGCTTCCTTCTCACCTCACTGCTGTCATCACAG GGGCTACATCAGGAATTGGAGCAGAAACAGCAAGAGTGTTGGCAAAGAGAGGGGTCAGGATAGTAATAGCAGCAAGGAACTTGAGAAAAGCGGCTGAAGTGAAGGACAAGATTCTGCAGGAATCTCCAAACGCCAAAATCTTAGTGTTGGAGATCGATCTCAGCTCCTTCACTTCCATTAGAAGATTCTGCCCTGAGTTCTTGTCTCTTGGGCTGCCACTTAATATACTAAT AAATAATGCAGGAGTGTTCTCCCAAAAGTTGGAGTTTTCGGAGGAGAAGATTGAGATGACATTCGCAACAAATTACTTAG GACATTATCTACTGACGGAAATGCTATTGGAGAAGATGATAGAAACCGCGTCGCAATCAGGCATAGAAGGAAGGATCATCGAAGTTTCCTCGGTCATCCACCGCTGGGTGAAGAGAGATTCTTTCAGCTTCAACAAGATTATCAACCCCAAAAT TTACAACGGCACGCGTGCATACGCTCAGTCGAAGTTAGCCAATGTCTTGCATGTCAAGGAAATGGCAAGACAGCTCAAG GCAAGGAATGCCAGAGTTACCATCAATGCAGTCCATCCAGGAATAGTGAAGACTGGAATTGTCCGAGCACATAAAGGCTTTATTACAGGCAAGATACAT ATTCCCTGTACTTCATTGCTTCCAAGCTACTGA
- the LOC115734756 gene encoding kinetochore protein SPC25 homolog isoform X1 produces MQGESVRKKMESLRLACEAEISAEQRKIEAFASSFLDSLQSMKAKAQETVQNQGRLSKSKSSLKEVEDELVKALAVKTRAEAKRMAIMDSICALKSRQENLRRSVQDQKARRDKCAAIISQELIALTAFEEKNEQRICQKGDIQEAISWYNKVLGFQIEGGIGVKFMFDNIEVESPHKVYLFTIRHANDMYTLLECNPPLDGTKELIHELNKSNDLYKFVRTMRRKFQQVAARGTSPSTTTVHQEYSVNSLSAPATSVSTEISESPATKKNYDVECGEVDRDIKKVNRGTSTRIATSSGSTSSRRRSSRRLSNKD; encoded by the exons ATGCAAGGGGAATCGGTGCGGAAGAAGATGGAGTCTCTGCGACTGGCGTGCGAAGCAGAGATCTCCGCCGAGCAGCGCAAAATCGAGGCCTTCGCTTCGTCGTTTCTGGATTCTCTGCAGTCCATGAAGGCCAAAGCGCAAGAAACCGTCCAAAATCAAG GAAGACTATCGAAGTCAAAGAGCAGCTTGAAAGAAGTGGAGGATGAGCTTGTCAAAGCTCTCGCAG TTAAGACTCGTGCTGAGGCCAAGCGAATGGCGATTATGGACTCTATCTGTGCCTTAAAATCTAGGCAGGAGAATCTTAGAAGATCCGTGCAGGACCAGAAGGCCAGGAGGGATAAGTGTGCTGCAATCATATCCCAAGAATTAATTG CTTTGACAGCATTTGAAGAAAAGAATGAACAGAGAATTTGTCAAAAGGGGGATATACAAGAGGCAATTTCTTGGTACAATAAGGTTCTTGGTTTCCAAATTGAAGGTGGAATTG GGGTGAAGTTCATGTTTGATAATATCGAGGTAGAAAGTCCACACAAGGTGTACCTTTTCACCATTCGccatgcaaatgacatgtaTACAT TATTGGAATGCAATCCCCCATTGGACGGCACGAAAGAATTGATCCATGAGTTGAACAAAAGCAATGATCTATACAAGTTTGTGAGGACTATGAGAAGGAAGTTTCAACAAGTTGCAGCACGGg GAACCTCACCGTCAACAACCACTGTCCATCAAGAGTATTCAGTGAATTCTCTGTCTGCTCCAGCCACCTCAGTTTCAACTGAAATAAGTGAGTCTCCAGCGACGAAGAAAAATTATGATGTTGAATGTGGGGAAGTTGATAGAGATATCAAGAAAGTGAACCGCGGTACAAGCACTAGAATAGCAACATCTTCAGGATCCACATCATCTCGTCGCCGGTCATCTCGAAG GTTAAGTAATAAGGATTGA
- the LOC115734756 gene encoding kinetochore protein SPC25 homolog isoform X2 encodes MQGESVRKKMESLRLACEAEISAEQRKIEAFASSFLDSLQSMKAKAQETVQNQGRLSKSKSSLKEVEDELVKALAVKTRAEAKRMAIMDSICALKSRQENLRRSVQDQKARRDKCAAIISQELIALTAFEEKNEQRICQKGDIQEAISWYNKVLGFQIEGVKFMFDNIEVESPHKVYLFTIRHANDMYTLLECNPPLDGTKELIHELNKSNDLYKFVRTMRRKFQQVAARGTSPSTTTVHQEYSVNSLSAPATSVSTEISESPATKKNYDVECGEVDRDIKKVNRGTSTRIATSSGSTSSRRRSSRRLSNKD; translated from the exons ATGCAAGGGGAATCGGTGCGGAAGAAGATGGAGTCTCTGCGACTGGCGTGCGAAGCAGAGATCTCCGCCGAGCAGCGCAAAATCGAGGCCTTCGCTTCGTCGTTTCTGGATTCTCTGCAGTCCATGAAGGCCAAAGCGCAAGAAACCGTCCAAAATCAAG GAAGACTATCGAAGTCAAAGAGCAGCTTGAAAGAAGTGGAGGATGAGCTTGTCAAAGCTCTCGCAG TTAAGACTCGTGCTGAGGCCAAGCGAATGGCGATTATGGACTCTATCTGTGCCTTAAAATCTAGGCAGGAGAATCTTAGAAGATCCGTGCAGGACCAGAAGGCCAGGAGGGATAAGTGTGCTGCAATCATATCCCAAGAATTAATTG CTTTGACAGCATTTGAAGAAAAGAATGAACAGAGAATTTGTCAAAAGGGGGATATACAAGAGGCAATTTCTTGGTACAATAAGGTTCTTGGTTTCCAAATTGAAG GGGTGAAGTTCATGTTTGATAATATCGAGGTAGAAAGTCCACACAAGGTGTACCTTTTCACCATTCGccatgcaaatgacatgtaTACAT TATTGGAATGCAATCCCCCATTGGACGGCACGAAAGAATTGATCCATGAGTTGAACAAAAGCAATGATCTATACAAGTTTGTGAGGACTATGAGAAGGAAGTTTCAACAAGTTGCAGCACGGg GAACCTCACCGTCAACAACCACTGTCCATCAAGAGTATTCAGTGAATTCTCTGTCTGCTCCAGCCACCTCAGTTTCAACTGAAATAAGTGAGTCTCCAGCGACGAAGAAAAATTATGATGTTGAATGTGGGGAAGTTGATAGAGATATCAAGAAAGTGAACCGCGGTACAAGCACTAGAATAGCAACATCTTCAGGATCCACATCATCTCGTCGCCGGTCATCTCGAAG GTTAAGTAATAAGGATTGA
- the LOC115734755 gene encoding uncharacterized protein LOC115734755, which produces MRTQQHSFSESKHSSKLAHSPPPPPPPPRIMPMLVSSFLALCLLSPILSLPTAAAESINHPPANQTFHPHNELHKLKKVHAYLKKINKPAVKTIQSPDGDLIDCVLTHLQPALDHPQLKGQKALDPPERPKGNDSTTDDVTDAFQLWAEAGESCPEGTIPIRRTTERDMLRASSIRRFGRKLRGNVRRDSTGSGHEHAVVYVNGDQFYGAKASINVWAPRVTDEYEFSLSQIWVISGSFGNDLNTIEAGWQVSPELYGDSYPRFFTYWTTDAYQATGCYNLLCSGFVQTNRRIAIGAAISPRSSYNGRQFDISVMVWKDPKHGHWWLQFGSGLLVGYWPEYLFSHLRSHANMVQFGGEIVNTRSRGYHTSTQMGSGHFAGEGFKRSSYFRNLQVVDWDNSLIPPSNLRVLADHPNCYDVRQGRSGVWGTYFYYGGPGRNVRCP; this is translated from the exons ATGCGAACCCAACAGCACTCCTTTTCAGAGTCAAAACATTCCTCAAAATTGGCgcattctcctcctcctcctcctcctcctcctcggatCATGCCCATGTTGGTTTCTTCCTTCCTTGCTCTCTGTTTACTGAGCCCTATTCTTTCCCTGCCTACTGCAGCAGCAGAATCCATTAACCATCCACCAGCCAACCAGACTTTCCATCCACATAACGAGCTGCACAAGCTGAAGAAAGTCCACGCTTACctcaagaaaatcaataaaCCTGCAGTGAAGACCATccag AGCCCAGATGGCGATTTGATAGACTGTGTGCTTACTCATCTTCAACCTGCTTTGGACCACCCTCAGCTCAAAGGGCAGAAAGCACTG GATCCACCAGAGAGGCCAAAGGGCAATGACTCCACCACAGATGATGTCACAGATGCTTTTCAGCTATGGGCCGAGGCAGGTGAGTCATGCCCAGAAGGGACAATTCCAATCAGAAGAACCACGGAGAGAGACATGCTCAGGGCGAGTTCCATTAGAAGGTTTGGAAGGAAGTTGAGGGGGAATGTTAGGAGGGACTCAACAGGCAGTGGTCATGAG CATGCAGTTGTGTATGTGAATGGGGACCAATTCTATGGAGCCAAAGCGAGCATTAACGTGTGGGCGCCCCGTGTCACGGATGAGTATGAGTTTAGCTTATCGCAAATATGGGTTATCTCAGGTTCCTTCGGCAATGACCTTAACACAATCGAAGCTGGATGGCAG GTTAGCCCGGAATTATATGGAGATAGCTACCCAAGGTTCTTCACTTACTGGACC ACAGATGCATACCAAGCAACCGGCTGCTACAACCTACTGTGCTCAGGCTTTGTTCAGACAAACAGAAGGATCGCTATTGGAGCCGCTATCTCGCCGAGGTCTTCTTACAACGGCAGACAATTTGACATTAGTGTAATGGTTTGGAAG GATCCAAAGCACGGACACTGGTGGCTCCAATTTGGTTCAGGCCTCCTCGTAGGGTACTGGCCGGAATACCTGTTTAGTCACTTGAGAAGCCACGCGAACATGGTGCAATTTGGGGGCGAAATCGTCAACACCAGATCGAGAGGCTACCACACCTCCACACAGATGGGGAGCGGCCATTTCGCCGGCGAAGGGTTCAAGAGGTCGTCCTACTTCCGGAACTTACAAGTAGTGGATTGGGACAACAGCCTGATCCCTCCGTCCAACCTACGCGTTTTGGCCGATCACCCGAACTGCTACGATGTGAGGCAAGGGAGGAGCGGAGTTTGGGGGACCTACTTTTACTATGGAGGTCCCGGAAGAAATGTGAGATGTCCCTGA